Proteins co-encoded in one Gossypium arboreum isolate Shixiya-1 chromosome 11, ASM2569848v2, whole genome shotgun sequence genomic window:
- the LOC108471956 gene encoding uncharacterized protein LOC108471956 yields MWVNEVFKGKSIDPNLNNSLIVLIPRTQNLVEFSQFQPISLCSVIYKLVMKIIANQFKVVFPRLLAPEQVGFVAGWNITDNIIIAQEVIHSMRGKAIDIGNCYPNRLSHGGPPLSHLFFADDLILFGHADGNQVRVIKSVDDNLRERISDFFGFQKVTNLRYYLGVPFLHDKVCIINYLAGMPNTLSFVVERVHNNLSSWNASQLSLAGRVTLAQSVLHSIPTYFMQTMMVPKGISDEIKHIVRKFVWGAHNGSLKTALVNWDSVCQPKSHGGLGLRQLKDHNTSFMMKVGFNIISNTNAL; encoded by the exons ATGTGGGTTAATGAGGTATTCAAAGGGAAAAGCATTGatccaaatttaaataattctcTTATTGTGCTTATCCCAAGAACTCAGAATCTTGTGGAGTTCTCTCAGTTCCAGCCAATCAGCTTATGTTCTGTTATTTATAAGCTGGTCATGAAGATCATTGCCAATCAATTTAAAGTGGTCTTTCCGAGGCTCCTAGCTCCCGAGCAAGTTGGTTTTGTTGCAGGATGGAATATCACTGACAACATCATCATTGCTCAAGAGGTTATTCATTCCATGAGAG GTAAGGCTATTGATATTGGTAATTGTTATCCTAATAGGTTGTCCCATGGTGGCCCACCATTATCTCATCTTTTCTTTGCTGATGACTTGATACTCTTTGGTCATGCCGATGGAAATCAAGTTCGAGTCATCAAAA GTGTGGATGACAACTTGAGGGAGCGTATAAGTGATTTCTTTGGTTTTCAAAAAGTTACTAATTTGAGGTATTACCTTGGAGTTCCATTTCTTCATGACAAAGTGTGCATAATAAATTATCTAGCTGGAATGCCAAACACTCTGAGTTTTGTGGTGGAAAGGGTGCATAATAACTTATCTAGCTGGAATGCCAGTCAACTTTCTTTAGCTGGAAGGGTTACTTTGGCACAATCTGTTCTTCACTCAATTCCCACTTATTTCATGCAGACAATGATGGTTCCCAAAGGTATCAGTGATGAGATCAAGCACATAGTTCGAAAATTTGTCTGGGGAGCTCATAATGGCAGCTTAAAGACGGCCTTGGTTAATTGGGATTCTGTTTGCCAACCCAAGTCTCACGGAGGTCTTGGTCTCAGACAGTTGAAAGACCACAATACCTCCTTCATGATGAAGGTTGGTTTCAACATCATTTCTAATACTAATGCCCTCTAG
- the LOC128283847 gene encoding uncharacterized protein LOC128283847, translating to MGYFEKFSLRSGYSMIQIPIAETEHEDTQVWKGELSGKYSVCSAYKLLQDANLGSETKEFYRKLWSLKLSPKIAVTIWRISWDFIPNLANLRYRRVATNDRCPRCCSWTENSLHIFRDCPTTIEVWQFIHLAWIMNNRSQNLWEWLTWVFKGGTDDQSRLFCYALWLIWFSRNKFVHEREKTTGRILAQNIQGHMAEYEGVRAMTNTSTMRRNHKFQEDIPRVTIFFDAGFDSRNNRSATGLVVWDLRGELLVLKTIVHNSVSSPFAAEAYACLEGVKLGIALEVQSIKLMGDSRTVIKKCRPNLNDKSVIAAIIRDIQNKKSCFQEIIFQHIHRSRNSQAHRLAKEALESGENFYLTREELNSHHVVSERRRPRNPD from the coding sequence ATGGgatattttgaaaagtttagcTTGCGAAGTGGCTACTCCATGATACAAATCCCGATTGCAGAGACGGAGCACGAGGATACTCAAGTTTGGAAGGGGGAATTATCCGGTAAATATTCAGTATGCAGcgcctataaactattacaagATGCTAATCTGGGGTCTGAAACTAAGGAATTTTACAGAAAATTATGGAGCCTAAAACTATCCCCAAAAATTGCAGTCACTATCTGGCGAATTTCCTGGGATTTCATTCCTAATCTCGCTAATCTTAGGTATAGAAGAGTTGCAACAAATGATAGATGTCCCCGATGCTGTTCTTGGACAGAAAATAGTCTCCATATCTTCCGAGATTGTCCTACAACAATAGAAGTTTGGCAGTTTATTCATTTAGCATGGATTATGAATAACAGAAGTCAAAATCTGTGGGAGTGGCTAACCTGGGTATTCAAGGGAGGAACTGATGATCAAAGCCGACTTTTTTGTTACGCCTTATGGTTAATATGGTTCTCCAGAAATAAGTTTGTGCATGAAAGGGAAAAGACAACAGGAAGAATTTTAGCACAAAATATACAGGGGCACATGGCAGAATATGAAGGAGTAAGAGCAATGACGAATACCAGTACAATGAGAAGAAATCACAAATTCCAGGAGGACATACCGAGAGTCACGATCTTCTTTGATGCAGGGTTTGACAGCAGAAACAACAGATCAGCAACAGGTCTGGTGGTTTGGGATCTGAGGGGGGAATTACTGGTACTCAAAACGATTGTTCACAACAGTGTCTCATCCCCATTTGCAGCAGAAGCATATGCATGTTTAGAAGGAGTGAAGTTAGGGATAGCATTAGAAGTTCAATCGATCAAGCTGATGGGAGATTCCAGAACAGTAATCAAAAAATGTCGACCGAACTTAAATGATAAATCAGTAATTGCGGCTATCATCAGAGACATTCAAAATAAGAAATCTTGTTTTCAAGAAATTATCTTTCAACACATACACAGATCAAGGAACTCGCAAGCACACAGATTAGCAAAGGAAGCTCTTGAAAGTGGAGAAAATTTTTACCTGACGAGAGAAGAGTTGAATAGCCATCATGTGGTTTCGGAGAGAAGAAGGCCACGGAATCCAGATTGA